From one Trifolium pratense cultivar HEN17-A07 linkage group LG1, ARS_RC_1.1, whole genome shotgun sequence genomic stretch:
- the LOC123903272 gene encoding 40S ribosomal protein S17-like: MGRVRTKTVKKSSRQVIERYYSRMTLDFHTNKKILEEVALIPSKRLRNKIAGFSTHLMKRIQKGPVRGISLKLQEEERERRMDFVPDVSAIRTDHIAVDKETLDMLSALGMAEIPGVVQVDPVPVNVQQIPFGRGAGGAAGAGRRF; this comes from the coding sequence atgGGTCGTGTGAGAACCAAAACCGTGAAGAAATCTTCACGTCAAGTGATCGAACGTTACTACTCAAGAATGACCTTAGATttccacacaaacaaaaaaatcctGGAAGAAGTTGCACTCATTCCATCGAAGAGACTCCGCAACAAAATTGCTGGGTTTTCAACTCATCTCATGAAGCGAATTCAAAAAGGACCTGTCCGTGGAATTTCATTGAAGTTACAAGAAGAGGAGCGTGAACGTCGCATGGACTTCGTTCCTGATGTTTCTGCCATCAGGACCGACCATATTGCAGTTGATAAGGAAACACTTGACATGCTTTCTGCTCTTGGAATGGCGGAGATTCCCGGTGTCGTGCAAGTCGATCCTGTCCCTGTTAATGTTCAGCAGATTCCATTTGGCCGTGGAGCTGGTGGTGCTGCTGGTGCTGGAAGAAGGTTTTGA